The Carcharodon carcharias isolate sCarCar2 chromosome 23, sCarCar2.pri, whole genome shotgun sequence genome includes the window GAACACAAATAGATTGAACATGAAGCAATTAAGCTGGGCTTTAATTTTTGTGTTTGATTTTCAGAAGCTCTAAGGACGTGATCCTTACCTTCACTCTGTGCTCCTTAGCTCCTGTACCATCTTGGCCTGGAGTAGATTGAGGTCTTTTGGGGATGGAGACAAGGCTGGAAGGTTTGTTGCTACGGGCAGAAGTAGGCCTCTTAGGAGTAGTAGAGGCCTGAGGCCTTGCTTTTGAGATTTTTGTAGGTGTGGAGCTCTTTGCATGAAAATAAAATTCAAAATGACAACACAAAATATGAATTCATAAATCAAATAAAATTATGGTTAAAATAACATTAAAAATCAAATCAAGAAATAAAATGTTTGGGTGCCAATGAAGTGGTCTGGAGCAGCTCATTTATTTCTGTGACTCTCACCTTGGTCTTGCTCTCGGGGCCGACTGCCTGAGATTTGGCTCCTTCTTCACCTGCAACAGGTAGTTGAGCTAAAAACAGTGAACAGAACAAAATGGGTCCTCTTTTCAAATGGGGCATTAAAACGATCAGACTTAAGGTGGGTGCTGTAAGGAAGTGGCAGAAAGCAGCAGGAACCCTCAGAAAGAACACTTCCTATCCACAAACCCCACAGGCTGAGTCTAGCCCCACTGAATCCAACAACACTTGGTTTAAGACACTGAACCTGGCTGCGACTCATAATCAGAAAGTGAACACCCACCTGACCCATCTGACTGGCAAATGTGTAACTATTCATCCTGAGGATTTTAGGATTTCACATCATCACAAACTAGGGCAACACATTCCCTAGGGAATCTCAACCTGCTGGGACTAACCTCATTAGCCTCCCTGTTTAGATATGGCTCATAATAACTCTCAACATCAGTTTCTAATCTCTCAGATGGATCAGTTAGTCAAATAGTCAAACACTATTTgggaagtagagagggagaaatgagAGGAAATCAGGGTTTGTACATCCGTCTTCTCACTGAATAGGTTTTTAACTGCGATTAGCAGAGACCCAGCAGCTGGTCACATTGTGGCTTCGGTGAATTTGGTAGTGTCTGTGTATGTTccagccctgtgtatattgtaaccCCTGTAGACCTTTCAAGGATCTCACAATTCTTGAAATGTTCCTTTAGATTAGAGAACTGCACATTAGTGATTGAAGTAAAGTGAAAAGAGGGAAACCCAGAATTATTAACCAGTGAACATCAGTTGTCAGGAAATTATGAGAATCTGTAATTAAggtcgttggggggggggggagggggttgctgatgtggggtggggtgttaaTGATCGGGgctgtgtggggtggtggtgggggaggtggggttggtggtgggggtgttggtggtgggggtgtggtgatggaggtgggtgtgtggtggtgcgggggtcagggggtggtgggcgctggggtgttggtggtggggggagggggtggtgggcgctggggtgttggtggtgggggggagggggtggtggggggaggggggtggttgttaGGGAgtatggtggtggggagaggggggagggggtggtgggcgctggggtgttggtggtggggggagggggtggtgggcgctggggtgttggtggtgggggggagggggtggtgggcgctggggtgttggtggtggggggagggggtggtgggcgctggggtgttggtggtggggggagggggtggtggggggagggggtggttgttaGGGAgtatggtggtggggagaggggggaggggggtggtgggcgctggggtgttggtggtggggggagggggtggtgggcgctggggtgttggtggtggggggaggaggtggtggggggagggggtggtgggcgctggggtgttggtggtggggggagggggtggtggggggagggggtggtgggcgctggggtgttggtggtggggggagggggtggtgggcgctggggtgttggtggtggggggagggggtggtgggcgctggggtgttggtggtggggggaggaggtggtggggggagggggtggtgggcgctggggtgttggtggtggggggagggggtggtgggcgctggggtgttggtggtggggggaggggggtggtgggcgctggggtgttggtggtggggggaggaggtggtggggggagggggtggtgggcgctggggtgttggtggtggggggagggggtggtgggtgctggggtgttggtggtggggggagggggtggtgggtgctggggtgttggtggtggggggagggggtggtgggcgctggggtgttggtggtgggggggaggaggtggtggggggagggggtggtgggcgctggggtgttggtggtggggggaggaggtggtggggggagggggtggtgggcgctggggtgttggtggtggggggagggggtggtgggcgctggggtgttggtggtgggggagggggtggtgggcgctggggtgttggtggtggggggagggggtggtgggcgctggggtgttggtggtggggggagggggtggtgggcgctggggtgttggtggtggggggaggaggtggtggggggagggggtggtgggcgctggggtgttggtggtggggggagggggtggtgggcgctggggtgttggtggtggggggagggggtggtgggtgctggggtgttggtggtggggggaggaggtggtggggggagggggtggtgggtgctggggtgttggtggtggggggagggggtggtgggtgctggggtgttggtggtggggggaggaggtggtggggggagggggtggtgggcgctggggtgttggtggtggggggagggggtggtgggcgctggggtgttggtggtggggggagggggggtggtgggcgctggggtgttggtggtggggggaggggggtggtgggcgctggggtgttggtggtggggggagggggtggtgggtgctggggtgttggtggtggggggaggaggtggtggggggagggggtggtgggcgctggggtgttggtggtggggagaggggggagggggtggtgggcgctggggtgttggtggtggggagaggggggagggggtggtgggcgctggggtgttggtggtggggggaggaggtggtggggggaggggggtggtgggcgctggggtgttggtggtggggggagggggtggtgggcgctggggtgttggtggtggggggagggggtggtgggcgctggggtgttggtggtggggggaggggggtggtgggcgctggggtgttggtggtggggggagggggtggtgggcgctggggtgttggtggtggggggaggggggtggtgggcgctggggtgttggtggtggggggagggggtggtgggcgctggggtgttggtggtggggagaggggggaggggggtggtgggcgctggggtgttggtggtggggagaggggggagggggtggtgggcgctggggtgttggtggtggggggaggaggtggtggggggagggggtggtgggcgctggggtgttggtggtggggggagggggtggtgggcgctggggtgttggtggtggggggagggggtggtgggcgctggggtgttggtggtggggggagggggtggtgggcgctggggtgttggtggtggggagaggggggagggggtggtgggcgctggggtgttggtggtggggggagggggtggtgggcgctggggtgttggtggtggggggaggaggtggtggggggagggggtggtgggcgctggggtgttggtggtggggggagggggagggggtggtgggcgctggggtgttggtggtggggggagggggtggtgggcgctggggtgttggtggtgggggggagggggagggggtggttgttaGGGAgtatggtggtggggagaggggggaggggggggtggtgggcgctggggtgttggtggtggggggagggggtggtgggcgctggggtgttggtggtggggggagggggtggtgggcgctggggtgttggtggtggggggagggggtggtgggcgctggggtgttggtggtggggagaggggggaggggggtggtgggcgctggggtgttggtggtggggagaggggggagggggtggtgggcgctggggtgttggtgggggggagagggggagggggtggtgggtgctggggtgttggtgggggggggagggggtggtgggcgctggggtgttggtgggggggggagggggtggtgggcgctggggtgttggtggtggggggagggggtggtgggcgctggggtgttggtggtggggggagggggtggtgggcgctggggtgttggtggtggggggagggggtggtgggcgctggggtgttggtggtggggggagggggtggtgggcgctggggtgttggtggtcagggagggaggggagtttgTGGATGTAAAAATTAAAGCCAGGCttttcagaagtgaaattaagggtgaattttacagggggcgtattcctcaccaccacccacaacCCCCGGTCATAAAGTTGGTTGGCACCATGCCAacgtaagggcctcaatagggCAGGCAGGCTGGCTGATGCTTTACCTACCCCTGTAATATGGAGAACCGATCAGGGATGGGCAGGAAGGTATTAAGGGAAGGGACATGGGGCAAAGGTACGTGGAGTTatttcacagatcagccatgatgtcacTGAGTGCTGGAATAGGctcaaggagctaaatggcctcctcctgttccaatgttcctacATTGCTGCCCTGTGTATTGAAggccctttgtatattatagccCCTGTGCATATTGtaggccctgtgtatattgtaggccctgtgtatattgtaggccctgtgtatattgtaggccctgtgtatattgtaggccCTGTGTATATTGCAGACCTTGTGTGTATTGTAGCTCCTATGTATGTtgtagctcctgtgtatattgtaggccCTGTGTATATTGCAGACCTTGTGTGTATTGTAGCTCCTGTGTATGTtgtagctcctgtgtatattgtaggccCTGTGTATATTGCAGACCTTGTGTGTATTGTAGCTCCTATGTATGTtgtagctcctgtgtatattgtaggccCTGTGTATATTGCAGACCTTGTGTGTATTGTAGCTCCTGTGTATGTTGTAGCTCCTGTGTATGTTGTAGGCCCTGTGTATGTTGCAGACCTTGTGTGTATtgtagctcctgtgtatatttttATATTGTTAGTCATGGCCTAGGCTGGATAAGAATTTGCATGAAAAGTGAGAGTGGTAAATTAATTAAGGCAGctttcctcagtcttctctgtcaCAGAGGATTTGCACCAAGTGTAAGATGTCATGACAGTAGAGGTGACCGTGCGAAATGAAACCTGACTGATCCGCAGTCTGGAAGGATTTGTAGGTCTGAGACAAATGGGCCTTAGGGAGGAGAACAGATCTacagagaaccacagaaacagTCATGATTTAGGGAGAAAGGATGAATCTGATTTGAGCAGAAGTGATGCTGTTCTGTGAGTTAAGAATAATCCCACTGCTGTACTCATAATGACACTCGGCATTCAATATAAGTGCACGACAGGGCCACAGTGAGGGCATGGTGCAGACCCCAATCAATCCATCGATATGACCAGACTACCGGATCCTGCACTGTCTTATCCCATGGGTACAGGGCACAGTTAGATTGTTCTTTGATAGGTGTGTGTCTGCATGGTGCTGAGTGACTTCTCCCCTGTATTAACTTACTAACTGAATGGCTACTGCTTATACTGGTCTGCAGCATGTGGCCCTGGTTGTTCCAAGAATGCTGCTAGAATCTCACAGTGTAAACCAATGCCAATGATTTAAAAAGGTGATTTATTCCTACCTCCTTGTGAAGTGTTTGTTAGTTTAGTCAGGATTTCAGCCAACTCCATCATAAGTTAACAGCAGAATTCAAGCCTTGACCCAGCCTCTACCTCTCACTGTTTGTCTCAGTCTCCCTTACACGGCATCTATCAATGCAACACTGCCCCCAATCCTGCTGTATTGCTCCTATGCTGATAACTCTACTCTTACCCCATTCTCCTGTCCTTACTCAGTCCCTCCCTAAGGAAAGGTAGTGACCTGATTTCCTTCTGCAGTGACCAGGCAGTAGTGGAAGCTGCTGTCAGTCACAAcatctcactgtctctgtgcctGTGGTTCAGTGAGGTCCTGAATCATTAAGAGGCCACCCTCAAAATGACAGGAACTCTCTTGAACCTCAGTCTTCATCACATTCCTGGGACTGGCACTAACGCCCACACTCTCAATatctcttttcctttctttcttctgCCAGTCTTATATTCTCTCTGTTGTTGACTAGAGTAATTACAGTTCTTTTCAAAGGTAACAAACAtaagctgctgctgtggaataTAACCCAAAGTACAGGTGTGTTTTAGGGTGTCTCTGTGAATAGGAGGCACAGAAGAAACAGGTGAAGGACACAGGATGTGACAGTCACACATGCAATACGACACCATGCAGCAGAAGGTCTGTCAGAAGCAGCAATTGGAGTCCGAAGccaagagtgagagtgcgaggcaGCAGTTCCAGTTTGGGAAATTCCAGGCACCTGGAAGAAAGGGCAAGAGGCAGAGGGACATGTTGATAGAGCAGGATGGAGAGAAGGTGCTGAGAGGACAGAAACGAAGGGACAAACCTTTCACTGCTGACACAGGCAGgtcttcatggtcacttttctgAAAGGCCAGTGTTTGTGGTTGGTCAGGGCTCACTTCTCTATCCTGAGTGGATGGCTGTGGCTGATGAGCTTCAACCCCTTCCTCCTGATTCGCTGCTTCACACTTGTCACCTGCAAGCTGGACTTTGTCATGTGAATCTCTGAACTCAGCATCGCCCagtctctcctcgcgctcactgGCTTCAGTTGGTTTTAGGTCTGCAGTAGCTTCCATGTCAGACTCAGCCTCTTGAACACTTCCTTCTGTCAAGGTCATTTCTGTTGATTCACCTGTATCATCTCCAGCAATCAAGCCCAATGATCCAATGGCCTCAGGAAGAAGCTCTCCCATTTCCTGCTCCATGCTCTCAGTCAGCTCCTGGTCCATACACTGTTCCGAGGTCAGTAGAATTGTGTGACCCATATCAAGAGGTCCTGTTTCCTCACTAACTTGTTTTTCTTCAAATCCAAAGCTTGCTGCTTCTAGCCCAGACATATCAACTTCTGATGCCTGAGGGCTGTCCAAAGTGAGCAATGCCTCCTCGGTGACTGAAGGGGTCATAGTCACAACCTCCTCAGTCCGTACAGTGCTCATAGGCACAAGCGGTTCCTTAAGAACTGGACTAGTTTGCTCATTTGGGCCTATCTCAGCCATCATTCCCTCGATGACACTCTGTTGCTTGTAGCTCTGCTGAACTTCAACATAGGCCAgagcttcctcttctccttctgTTGTTAGAGAAGTAAAGGCCGCAATTTAACGGAGAATACATCTGGTGAAATTCTGATACAGGGAAGCAAAGCAGCAACAGGGCAACACCAACAGAACAGAGAGGCCATGAAGACATCCCATGTTGCAAAGTGCTGCTGGGAAACAAAGCTGCTGAATTAAAGAACTATAGCCCCATcccaaaataaaaacaagaatAATGTGTGGCTGTGCAATGAGTTGCTTCTTTATCGCTCGGTTTAGCTCCTTCTCTACTCTTCCCAGCTATCCATCCTCTTCCTCCTGGAAGGACTGGGAGAACAGCTTTGAGAAACAACTGGCATCTTGCCGGAAAGAGGAAGGGAAATCGACAGACATGGCAGCCCACAGGCCCCTTGTTCACCACCTCGAGGCTAGGCCATGGACAAGAGGCAGTTCCCAGGCCTCTTACCCATCAGCCTTTGGGATCATTTGTCAACAAATGGTAATGGGGTCAAAGTGCAAGATTAATAATACATAGAATGGAGTCAATGACTAACCAAACGGACAGACAATGAACACATTGAGTTGTGAGGACAAACAAAACATTTAATGGTTTAGAGCTTGGCAAGCAATCATTTCCACAGCACTGCTGCTACCCCCAAGTACCCAACACCCCGCCAGACACCAATGTCTCCCTGAtacccctacccacccaccaggCACTGTTCCCACCAACAATGTTccccccccagccaccccttcagACACCCCTTCCACAAGACACCCCATCCCCAGACACCACTGTCCCCCAGGCACTGCTCCCACAACAATGTTGCCCCCCAGACACCCCTCTCCACAGACACCCCTCTCCACAGACACCCCCACAGACACCCCCACAGACACCCCCACAGACACCTCCACAGACACCTCCACAGACACCCCCACAGACACCCCCACAGACACCCCTCTCCACAGACACCCCTCTCCACAGACacccccacagacacacccacagacacacccacagacacacccacagacacccctctccacagacacccctctccacagacacccctctccacagacacccctctccacagacacccctctccacagacacccctctccacagacacccctctccacagacacacccacagacacctcTATAGACACCTCCACAGACACTTCCCCCCAGACATTAATCCCCCATAGAGATGATGTGATTTGAGGGTCTGTGGAGTGACATTCCAATTGTTCGCTGATTAACCTGGAATATGAAGGTTGGTTTGAATGAAGAAACTTCAGTCCA containing:
- the LOC121269019 gene encoding microtubule-associated protein tau-like — protein: MDPAALTAATLDLASQEVTAEGEEEALAYVEVQQSYKQQSVIEGMMAEIGPNEQTSPVLKEPLVPMSTVRTEEVVTMTPSVTEEALLTLDSPQASEVDMSGLEAASFGFEEKQVSEETGPLDMGHTILLTSEQCMDQELTESMEQEMGELLPEAIGSLGLIAGDDTGESTEMTLTEGSVQEAESDMEATADLKPTEASEREERLGDAEFRDSHDKVQLAGDKCEAANQEEGVEAHQPQPSTQDREVSPDQPQTLAFQKSDHEDLPVSAVKAQLPVAGEEGAKSQAVGPESKTKSSTPTKISKARPQASTTPKRPTSARSNKPSSLVSIPKRPQSTPGQDGTGAKEHRVKVPEARRTPGSQAPSGLRMPGSIGTKTPPKSAPTQKGSPHSPDVKRTTGESAAKGGGSGSGCSSPGTPGTPGSRSRTPSQQPAGATKEVKKVAVVRTPPKSPAASKTRTPPVAVPMPDLKNVRSKIGSTENIKHSPGGGKVQIVHKKEDYSSVQSKCGSKDKIRHVPGGGNFRSRLNMDLVPSHLLR